The genomic interval TTTCATCAACACAGCGATCAAATCGCCACCGGCGGCTTGGTAACTGGCGATGCGTTGGTCGTGCTAAAAGCGCAGGGTTACGAGCAAATTATTGATTTACGCAGCGCGGCGGAGACGCCAGAAGAAGAGGGTGAGGCAGCCAAGCAGTTAGGGCTGACTTGGTTCAATTTTCCCATGACCGGCGAGCTTCCAAGCGCCGAGCAAATTCAGCAGTTTGGTGCGGCATTGGGCGATAAAAAAACCTTGGTGCATTGTCGCTCGGGCAACCGAGCCGGTATGGCTTGGTCGCTTTGGCAAATCTCCCAAGGGGTCGAGCTGGAGCAGGCCTTAGCGGAGGGGCGAGCCATGGGTATGAAAGACGGTTTTGAGCAGGCTATTCGCGCGCAACAGAGGTAAAGCATGAGCACCCAAGAAGATTATTCGGCACTGGCCGAACACGCCGGTAGCGCCGCGGCTTTGCTGAAGCAGTTGGCCAATCCGCATCGTTTAATGTTGCTGTGTACCCTGATTGATGGCGAGCTTTCTGTGGGCGAATTAAATGCGCGGGTGCCGCTCAGTCAATCCGCCCTATCGCAACATTTAGCTGGTTTGCGCGAAGCCAATTTGGTGTCGACGCGCAAAGATCGGCAGCAGGTTTTTTATCGGTTAGAGGGCACGGAGGCGGTCAGCGTTATTCGTGTCTTAAAGCAGTTGTACTGCGGTTAAATCTCATTTTATCTAGTGGAGACGTTGTAAATGATCCGGATCAGTGCCCAAGAATTGGCGAAAAAAGTCGCGGCAAATGAGCCTTTATGTATTGTTGATGTGCGCACACCGGCCGAATACGCCGCTGTGAATTTGCCGAACAGTGTCAACTTTCCCTTGGGCAGCGTTACTCCGCATGCAGTTGTGGCGGCTGCGGGTGAACGGGCGCAAGTGTATTTAATGTGTCGCACCCAGCGTCGCGCTGAAATGGTTCACCAAGAATTAGCCGGTAAGTTGGCGTGTGAATTAGTGGTGGTCGACGGCGGTATTGAAAAAATGCCCGAGCAACTTTTGGTGCGCGGAAAGCGCACGGCTATTCCCCTTGATCGCCAAGTGCGCATTGCTGCTGGTTTATTAGTTTTTATTGGTGTGCTAGGCGGCTTTTTTGTTAACCCAGGTTTGTTTTGGTTAAGTGGTTTCGTTGGCGCCGGGTTAGTTTTTTCGGGTGTTACCGACACCTGCCCAATGGCCATGGCCATTGCGCGCATGCCTTGGAATCAAGTTCGGCCGTGATCGACATCGCTCTTGCGGCACTGGTGATTGGCGCTCTGGTTGGCCTTGTTTTAGGCCTGACCGGAGCTGGCGGCTCTTTGTTTGCTGTGCCGCTGTTAATGTTGGGCTTGGCTGTTAATGCCAATCAAGCTACGGGGCTAGCGTTGGCAGCTGTCTCCGCTAGCGCCCTGTGGGGCGTGGTTGTGCGTTTGCCAAGGGGCGAAGTGGTTTGGTTGCCGGCCATCGTGTTGGCCATTAGCGGAGCAGCAATGGCACCCATCGGGCGCTGGTTGGCGGCAAAAATTCCTGAGCCCGCTTTATTGATTGGCTTTGCAATCTTGGTGGTATTGGTGGCTCTGCGTATGTGGCGCCAAAGCAATGATGCGCCGGAAAGTGCCAAGGTTACCCGCGCCAGTCAAGGCAAGGGCGGCTCTGAAAAAGAAACTGCGCTGTGTCGCTTTAGCCCGTCCGGGCAATTAGAGCTTAAACCTCGCTGTTTGATGGGGGTGGTATTGGGCGGTTTCGGTGCAGGTATTTTATCGGGCTTGTTCGGTGTCGGCGGTGGTTTCGTCATTGTTCCACTGTTGGTATTGCTTACCGGTTTAACCATCACAGCCGCCGTTGCAACATCATTGGCGGTTATCGCCGTTATCAGCAGTGCCGGCTTTGCCAGTTTTATATGGTTGGGCGGTAGCGTCGATTTCGCTTTGCTGGCGTGGCTTATTTTAGGTGGCGTACTTGGCATGTTGCTGGGCTCGCTGGTGGCGAGTCGACTCGCTGGGCCGCTGCTGCAAAAAGGTTTTGTTATCGCCATGTTGTCGCTCACTGCGGCTACTCTCGTCGGACAACTTTAACGCACTTAGTTCCAGCGGTAGGCTCGCGATAGACGCGTGCATTGAAACGCCTCTGTTCGCCGGCGCTAGGAATTTTGAGGAGTAAATCACCATGATATTTCGCCAGCTATTCGATCGTGAGAGCTCAACCTACACCTATTTACTGGCCGATATCACCAACCGGCAAGCGCTGCTTATCGATCCTGTGCTGGAGCAATGTGACGCTTATCTTGCGCTCCTATCTCAGTTGGATTTACAGCTGATCTACGCGCTTGATACCCATGTTCATGCCGATCACGTGACGGCCTTGGGTAGGTTGCGCGAGGTCACGGGCTGTAAATCTCTCATGGGTAAGCAAAGCGAGGTGGCTTGTGCCAGCGGCTGGTTTGCCGATCAGGACCAACTAAACTTGGGCGCGCTGCAGTTACAAGTGCTCTATACGCCGGGTCACACCGATGACTCCTACTGCTTTTATCTGCCCGAACAGGCGTTATTATTCACTGGCGATACCCTGTTGATTCGAGGCACGGGTCGAACCGACTTTCAAAATGGCGATGCCCGTGCCCAGTACCAAAGCCTCCAGCGTCTGTTGGCGTTACCGCCGCAAACGCGGGTCTACCCAGCACACGACTACAAAGGTTGGACCTCAACTTCACTCGAGGAGGAGCGTCGTCACAACCCGCGCCTTCAAGTCCCGGACGTAGATGCTTATGCAGAATTGATGGCCAATCTAAAACTACCTAACCCGCATATGATGGATGTGGCGGTACCCGCTAATAAAGCCTGCGGTCGCGCCGATTAAATCAGGTTTGCCCCTGTGACCGACCGGACACGCCTCGTCGTACCCAGCGGCTAGTGTGGTTGCTACAATGGCGTTTTGTACAAAACGGCGTGGAGCAACTCATGGCTTTTCAGGGTACTGATAAATACGTAGCAACCGATGATTTACGCATGGCGGTTGATGCCGCCGTGGTATTGCAGCGGCCTCTGTTGATCAAGGGTGAGCCTGGTACAGGTAAAACCATGTTGGCCGAGGAAGTTGCGCAGAGTTTGGGCTTGCGCTTAATTCAGTGGCATATCAAATCCACCACTAAGGCACAACAGGGCTTGTATGAATACGATGCCGTGTCGCGTCTTCGGGACTCGCAGCTGGGCGATGATCGCGTACACGACATCAAAAACTATTTGAAAAAAGGCAAGCTCTGGGAAGCGTTTGAATCCGATGAGCAGTTGGTGTTATTGATTGATGAAATCGATAAAGCCGATATTGAATTTCCCAATGACCTATTGGTTGAAATCGACAAAATGGAATTCTTTGTTTACGAAACCGGTGAAACCATTAAGGCCAAACATCGCCCTATTGTTATTATCACCAGTAACAACGAAAAAGAATTACCCGATGCTTTTTTGCGTCGCTGCTTTTTCCACTATATTAATTTTCCCGATCGCGACACCATGCAAAAAATCGTGGATGTGCATTTCCCAGACATTAAACAAGCGTTAGTTAAAGATGCCTTAGATATCTTTTTTGATGTGCGCAAGGTGCCAGGCTTAAAGAAAAAGCCGTCCACTAGCGAGCTGGTAGATTGGTTGAAGTTATTGTTGGCCGACGATATCCCCGATGAAATTCTAAAAAACCGCGATACCACTAAAGCTATCCCGCCATTGTATGGTGCGCTGCTGAAGAATGAGCAAGATGTGCATATGCTCGAGCGTTTGGCCTTCATGACGCGTCGTGAGAATCGCTAATGTTGTTGAACTTTTTCAGTGGCCTGCGCGCCCATAAAGTACCCGTCTCGATCAAAGAGCTATTGGTACTGCTGGAAGCTATGGAGCACCGTTTAGCCTTCGGCTCAATTGATGACTTCTACCTGCTGGCGCGCACGGTGCTGATTAAGGATGAGAAGTATTACGACCGCTTTGATAAAGCCTTTGGCGCTTATTTTAAGGGCCTAGAAAGTATTGAGGATATTTTCCAAGCCTTAATTCCCGACGATTGGATTCGCAGCGAGTTTTTGAAGCAGTTAAGCGATGAAGAAAAGGCCAAAATCGAATCTATGGGCGGCTTAGAAAAGCTCATTGAAGAATTTAAGAAGCGCCTGGATGAACAGCAAAAGCGCCATCAAGGCGGCAATCGTTGGATTGGCACAGGCGGCACCTCGCCCTTCGGCAACAGCGGCTACAACCCCGAAGGCATTCGCGTTGGCGGCGAGTCGCGCAATAAAAGTGCGGTGAAGGTGTGGGATAAACGCGAGTTTAAAAATCTGGATGACGACGTAGAGCTCGGTACGCGCAACATCAAAATGGCACTGCGCAAATTGCGTAAATTTGCCCGAACCGGCGCCGCTGACCAATTAGATTTACCCGACACCATTAGCTCAACCGCGCGCAACGCCGGTTTTCTCGATATAAAAATGGTGCCCGAGCGCCACAACGCCGTAAAGGTGTTACTGTTTCTCGATGTGGGCGGTTCTATGGACCCCTATATTCGCCTCTGCGAAGAATTATTCTCCGCCTGCAAAACCGAATTTAAACATCTGGAATATTTCTATTTCCATAATTTCATTTACGAGCGCGTGTGGAAAGACAATGCCCGTCGGCATCAGGAAACCACGCAGCTGTTCGATGTGTTGCACAAGTACTCGAGTGACTACCGGGTTATTTTTATCGGTGATGCCTCCATGGCGCCCTATGAAATAGCCAGCCAGTACGGCAGTGTCGAGCACATGAACGAGGAACCTGGCTACAAGTGGATGGAGCGGGTGACGGAAACCTACGATAAGGTGATCTGGCTAAATCCGGTGAGCGAGAAATATTGGGATTACACCCAATCGATAAAAATGACCCACGAATTAGTTGATGGCCACATGTACCCTTTAACCCTAGAAGGCTTGGATAAGGGTATTAAATATTTGACAAAATAGCCGCAAGCCGCAAGCCGCAAGCCGCAAGCCGCAAGCCGCAAGCCGCAAGCCGCAAGCCGCAAGCCGCAAGCGCACGGTGCGAGGGTTATGCTTTTTGTAGCTTGTAGGGGGCGGCCCCCGCCTTGTAGCTTGTAGCGGCGCTCTTCCTGTCCACTGTAAACGGTCAGCGGCTCTTCCTAACCAATCCAGCGGTCGAAAGGAATAACCTCTACGCGCTCGCCTTTGTCTTGGTCACAGGCAAATTGATCCAATTTGATGTAGCAATTTGCTGAGGTATAGGAACTGAGTACGCCCGAACTTTGATCTGAGTCGGCGCTCACCTCTAAACCCGATGGGGTTGCGCTTAAGTAAGCCCGTTGAAAATCTGTGCGACCGGGCCGTTTGCGTAGCTTATTTTTGACGCTAGCATGTAAGCGAATCGGTTCAATGGCTTTTTCGCCAGCCAGTAATTGTAGCGCCGGTAGTGCCACCTGGTGAAAGGTGAGTGTGGCAGATACAGGGTTGCCCGGCAGGCCAAAAAAGTAAGCCTTACCTAGCTTGCCAAAGGCCAAGGGTTTGCCGGGTTTAATCGCGATCTTCCAAAACGCTATGTCACCCATGCGCTCTAAAATTTCTCGGGTGTAGTCTGCTTCTCCAACCGATACACCACCAGAGCTGAAAATTAAATCGGCCTGTTCTGCCGCGATAGTGAAGGCCTCTTCAAGGGCTGAGGGCTGGTCTGGCACTATACCCAAATCCATAATCTCAACATTAAGTCGCTCAAGCATGGCGTGCAGCACATAGCGATTACTGTCGTATATTTGGCCTCGTTCTAGCCCTTGGCCAGGTGTTTTCAATTCGCTGCCAGTGGAAAGAATGGCGACTTTTAAGCGTCGAATGAGTGGGATTTTGGACAAACCTAAGGATGCCAGTAAGCCAATATCTGTCGGACCGAGACGCTTGCCTTTCGTTAATACGATGTGTCCGGTGAGTATGTCGGCGCCTTGTGTACGAACATGTTGCCCAAGTTTAACGCTGGCGGGGTGTAACAACTTGATCATCTTGCCTTGCGTCTGAATATCTTCCTGCATGACCACTGTGTCAGCACCAGCTGGTATTGGCGCGCCGGTCATAATGCGCACGCATTTGCCTTTGCCAACGCGGCCGTCAAATGCCTCACCGGCAAATGCTTTGCCTATGCGTTCGAATTCGTGATTGGTCGCTATGTCATTGAATCGCAGCGCGTAACCGTCCATCGCTGAATTATCGTAACCGGGTACGTCAATGGGTGCCTTGATGTCTTGAGCAAGAATGCGATCCAACGCTAAATCAAGCGTTACCGTCTCTTGCTCTGTTATGGCTTCAAGTTGTTGGTGCAATATCGCGATAGCTTCATCGAGAGGCATTAGATTAGGGGCGTCACAACAGCCCATGTTTAACTCCTAAAGTAGTCTCTAGGGGCCGGCCATCCTTTTTCTTGAGGCAGGCCATCCTGTTGTTTGCTGCGGAACATCATTGGTTTGGTGTTGGCTTGTGTATTTTCTAGGTACTAGAAACTGACCACGCTAGCAACTCAATGGCTCTGATTAACCATCCACACGGCGGCTTCGACGCGTGAGCGCAGCCCCAATTTTTTCAGTACGTGCTTCACATGTACCTTTACAGTGCCATCGGAAATATCTAAATCGCGGGCGATAAGTTTATTCGATAAGCCTTTGGCGATGAGCTTTAAAATTTCGTGTTCGCGGCTGGTCAATTTCGCCAACAGGCTGGTTTTATTGTTGTCGCCTTTGCGGATGGCTTTGGCGAGCACGTGGGTGAGTTTGTCGGATATCACCATCTTGCCGTGCGCGGCCTCAATCAGTTGCGCCAAGATATCCTCAGGGTCCATATCTTTGAGCAGATAGCCGTCGGCGCCATAGGTGATGGCGCAAACAACGTCTTCGTCGTTGTCTGACACAGTTAACATGACGATGCGCGAGGTGATACCGGCCTCGCGCATGGCGCGCAGGGTTTCTAGGCCGTCCATACCTTGCATGTTCAAATCCAGCACGATCAAATCAGGGTCTGTTTCCCCCGCTAAGCGCAGTGCATCCAAGCCGTTACTGGCCTCGCCAACCAGCGCCAGCTCGTCCTCCAACTCGATCAGCTGCACTAAGCCTTTGCGTAGAAGAGGGTGATCATCAACTAATAAGATGCTGGTAACGTGTTGATCCATAGCGCTAAAAACTTTTCAGTGAACAGAACCTTTACATTCGCTAATTCCTTAATGTGTTGCAACTGTAAAAAGACGATCCCTTGATGTAGGTCATGTAGATGAACGCTGGCAATAACCTTTGAGAGTTAGGGGAGTACTCAACTTGGCTAGTTGGGGCGCAAGTTCAAGGGCTGGCGCTCGAGTCGGGGCGCGGCTTGGGCGGGACTGCTACTCCAATAGAGGTAATCTCCATCTGCCGATGGTTCGGCTAATGCTACTCCCTTCTGTTGATTGAGCACCTAGCGTGGGGGCGCCATAGTGAGGCTGAAACATTCTGTTCAACGGGAGCGCGCAATGGCGACATCAACTACGAATAAGGCGGCAGACCTCACTGGCTACCGGCCAGGCGATAATATTAAAAACTGGAATCCAGAGGATGAAAACTTTTGGGAATCCACGGGTAAAAAAGTTGCCAATAGAAACCTTTGGATCTCTATCCCTAGTTTACTGTGCGGTTTCGCGGTGTGGCTTTACTGGGGCATTATCACCGTGCAAATGCTTAACCTTGGCTTTGACTTTGCCAAGGCGGATTTATTTAGCCTAATGGCCATTGCCGGTTTGACCGGCGCAACCTTACGTATTCCCAGTAGTTTTTTCATTCGCTTATGCGGCGGCCGCTATACCATTTTCTTTACCACTGCATTGCTAATGATTCCCGCGCTCGGTACAGGATTAGCGTTACAGGACACCAACACACCGCTGTTGGTGTTTCAGCTCTTAGCGCTGTTATCGGGCATTGGCGGCGGTAACTTTGCTGCGTCTATGTCGAACATCAATTTCTTTTTCCCGAAGAAAAGCCAAGGCTTGGCCTTAGGCTTGAACGCCGGTTTGGGTAATTTTGGTGTCACCACCATGCAAATACTGGTGCCTTTGGTGATGACCTTTGCACTCTTTGGTGCCATGGGTGGCGATTCAATGGTATTGCAAAGTACCTCTGGCACCTTGATTGGTAAAATTGCGGCAGGCACAGAAACCTACATTCAGAATGCCGGTTTTGTGTGGTTGTTATTGCTAATTCCGCTGGCCTTCGCGGGCTGGTTCGGCATGAACAATATCAATACTTCGGAAGTGACCCCGGCTCAGCCAGGCGCACTCACCGCCTTCGGAATCATGGCCGGTATGTTGGCCATTGGTTTTGTTACCGCAGTCCTTGGGCTTTGGCTAATTCTACCCGAAGCCGCTAATGGCTCTGGTTTTGGTGTACCTAAGGAAATTGTCTTGCTGCTGATTATGGTGGCGACATTATTTCTGTTGAAATTAATTCCTGGCCAAGTAAAAACAAGCTTGGATCGTCAATTTAAAATATTTAGCAATAAACACACTTGGGTAATGAGTGTTATCTACACCATGACCTTCGGTTCATTCATCGGTTTTGCGGCGGCCTTCCCTCTGTCTATTAAAGTGATCTTTGGCTATCAGCATGTTGTTGTGGACGGTGTCATGACCCATAACATTGTTAATGATAATGGCCCAAGTGCCTTGATGTTCGCCTGGATGGGGCCTTTCATCGGTGCTTTAATACGCCCCCTGGGTGGTTGGATTTCGGATAAATGGGGCGGTGCACTGGTCACTCAAATTTGCTCCATCGCGATGGTGCTGGGTGCTTTGAGCGCGGCTTACTACATGCGTGAAGCTTATAGTTCTGCCGCGCCAGAGGAATTTTTTGTCCCATTTTTCATCTCCTTCATGGTGTTATTTGCCTCCAGCGGCATTGGCAATGGCTCCACTTTCCGCACCATTGCCATGGTGTTTTCTAAAGAGCAGGCAGGCCCGGTATTGGGCTGGACCTCTGCGGTGGCTGCTTATGGCGCTTTCTACATTCCTCAAGTCATTGGCGAGCAGATTAACGCTGCCACGCCCGAGGTCGCCTTGGTTGGCTTTGCGGCATTCTATGCGGTTTGTGTGGTGGTTAACTGGTTTTACTATCTGCGTAAAAGTGGCGAGTTCTATAATCCTTAGGGTTCGCTCTCGGCCCTAAAAGTGCCCGCGCTGTGCGGGCATTTTTATTGCTGCGCTAGGTGGTCTATCCTTTATTCGTGTTGCATGGCGCCCTTAGTGCTGTGTCTAAACGGATCATTGGTAGCGGCATCGTTATGGTGGATAAACAGGGAAATAGCGATATTTCGAGCGATCAGGAAGGCTTGGGATCATCTCATCACGGCTTTAAAGGCGAAGCCCTAGCCCGTACGCAGGCGGAGCTAAATAATGCCTTGAGCGGCCTATCAGACATCCTGTATCAAACCGATGAGGCCGGAACCATTATGATGGTGTCGGGCGCCTGTGAAGCCGTATTGGGTTATCAAATAGCCGAAATTATTGGCCGGCCAATGGCGAGTTTTTATTGCGATCAAGATGAGCGCTCCCGCTTACTCAATGACATGTTAAATGATGGCGTGCGAGATAGAGAGATTATTGCCGCCCTAAGGCACAAGCAGGGGCATGAAGTCTGGGTGGCAACCAATGTCCATTTAGTATTTGACGCGCAGGGGAAGTTCCTAGGTTCGCAGGGCATAGCCAGAGACTATTCAGAGCGCAAGCGTCAGCAGCAAATGCTCGAAGCCTCCGAATTGCAATATCGCACGCTCTATGAAATGACCAGTGATGCGGTCATGCTGCTCGATGATACCGGCTTCTTCGATTGCAATATGGCGACAGTCAATTTATTCGGTTGCGCTTCTATTGCCGAATTTTGTACCAAGCACCCAGCAGATTTGTCACCCGAGTATCAACCCGACAACAGCCTTTCCACTGAGCTTTCTATGCAGCGAATTGAGCATGCCATGGTTCAAGGTAGCAATCGCTTCGAATGGCTGCATAAACGCGCAGATAACAATGAGACTTTTCATGCCGATGTACAGCTCAACAGCATGAATGTGAACGGCCGCGTCATTATACAGGCCGTTGTACGCGATATTAGCCGCTTAAAAGAAGAGGAAGAAAAGGCGCAGCAGCTCGCCTTTTACGACCCGTTGACTGGCCTAGCGAACCGACGCTTGATGGACATAAAGCTCGATCAAGCACTGGCCGAATGCAAGCGCAATAAATGTTGGGGAGCGCTGATTTTTATGGATTTGGATTATTTTAAAAAGCTTAATGACGAGCATGGCCATGCCGCCGGTGATCATCTACTTGTGCAGGTAGCGGAACGGCTTAAACATCAATTACGCGAAGTGGATACACTGGTTCGCTATGGCGGCGATGAATACATTGTGATTCTAAGCCAAATTGGGGAGACTGCAAAGCAAGCTAATGCGCAAGCGATGCTAGTGGCCGAAAAATTGCGTGCGGAAATGGCTAACCCCTTTTTCATCCAGACCTCTGAAAGAAAGTCAGATGCAGAGGTGATCGAGTTTGAAAGCGGTGCGAGTTTTGGCGTTCAATTATTTGGTGGCGATCAGTTAGACCCCAGCACCATTCTAAATTTAGCTGATCACGCTATGTATCAGGCAAAACGCGCGGGCAGAAATTACGTCTCTTTTGGTGTGCAAGGTAAGTAGGTTGCAGTGGCTAGCTTAGCTGGCCTGTAAAAGATTGATGTAGTCGGGTTTGAACTTAAAGGTAATTTTTGTACCTTTTCCGTCACCCTTACCTATGTGGAATTCCCCGTTCAAACTGCGGCTGCGCTCTTTCATAATGGCTAAACCATAGTGATTCAGTTTTTCTGGTGCGCTAGGTAGCCCAACGCCGTCGTCGCTCACCATTAATAGAATATGGTCGTCGATTAAATGCACCAAATCAATGACGAGCTCAGTGCCCTTGGAGTGGTGTAGGGCATTTTGCGCTGCCTCGCGCACGATTTGCATAAGGTGAATTTCCTCTGCCGGCGTGAGGGGGATGTCGGTGAGTTTATAGTTCAAAGATATGTTCATGGTCGAGCGCTCGCGCAATTGATTAACGGTTTGGACTAACGCACCTTCGAGCCCGGTGCTGTCGAGCTTTAATCTGAATGTGGTTAATAATTCCCGCAGCTGCCGGTAGGCGCTAGATAAACCCTCTCGCAATTCGTTAACAATGGGCTGTTGTTTGTCATACTCTTTTCTATCGCAGGTTTTCTGGAGTCGAACCACTTGTATCTTTAAATACGACAGTGCTTGGGCGAGTGAGTCGTGTAGCTCGCGTGCAATAACGGTGCGCTCGTCGAGGGTGGCGACTTTTCTGTCTAAGGCTTTTTGATCGGCAAGTGAGAGTGCCAAGGCCAGTTGATCGGCAGTAGAGGTAATGAGTTGGTCGGCCCAATGACCGTGCTCTAATTTGAGCGGTTCGCGCACACTTAGAATACCGTACTGGCGCTCGTCTCGACCGATATTGTATTGGTATTCCTGCTCGTCTTTATAGCAGCCAGGTTTCACTTCATCTTTGCATTCTGAACAGCTTTTTGCACTGCAGTCGGGTGTGCCATTGTTGCCTACATGGTAGTAAGGTTGGCTACCTTCTTGGGTGAAAAGACAAACGTCTATTTGTGCATGATTAATAAGCTTGGCCAGCTCGCTAATGATGGCTTTATGGTCCACGGGTTGATGGTAGGCGCTCATGATTTGGCGCGAAGTGCTGAGTAAAAATTCCAGTGCCTTGGTTTGGCGCTGCAGATCTGCGGTGCGTTTTTCCACGCGCGCTTCCAATTCGGCATAGTGGGCCTGAAGAGACTCACCCATAAGATTGAAAATTTCTGCCAGCAGCGCGAATTCGTCTCGCCCCTCCAAATGCAGGCGGTGGCTCAATTCGCCCTGCCGGTATTTGTCCGCCGCCGAGGTTAATTCCTTGAGCGGTTTTTCGATGCGCTCTCGGGTGAAATAGAAGGCTAAACTACCGACGCAAACAATGGTAAAAAATCCCACAATTTGAATCAGCCTAAGCCGGATAATGCGCTGCTCGGCATTCTGTTGGAATTCGCTAACCAGAGCGTTGGTAAGCGCAATTTGCTTGTCCAATGCTGGAATGAGTTGGGTGATGGCGGGGCGGATTTGTTCATAGCGCAGCTGTAGCGCGTGCGCCAATTGCGGTTCAATGATGGTTTGCCAGTGTTGGCTGGCTTCTGCATAGCGATTCGACACAGCGTCGGACACATAGGCATCTTTTAGGTGCATCAATAAGGGAAAGCGCCAGGTTTGTCGAAGCTCTTCAATTTGTTGTAGGGCGGCCTGATCGTTGTCTTGGCTGATGCTCAGCGCGATCCGATAGGTTTGCATGCGCAGGGTGCCAGATAAGTTAATG from Simiduia curdlanivorans carries:
- a CDS encoding sensor domain-containing diguanylate cyclase translates to MSKRIIGSGIVMVDKQGNSDISSDQEGLGSSHHGFKGEALARTQAELNNALSGLSDILYQTDEAGTIMMVSGACEAVLGYQIAEIIGRPMASFYCDQDERSRLLNDMLNDGVRDREIIAALRHKQGHEVWVATNVHLVFDAQGKFLGSQGIARDYSERKRQQQMLEASELQYRTLYEMTSDAVMLLDDTGFFDCNMATVNLFGCASIAEFCTKHPADLSPEYQPDNSLSTELSMQRIEHAMVQGSNRFEWLHKRADNNETFHADVQLNSMNVNGRVIIQAVVRDISRLKEEEEKAQQLAFYDPLTGLANRRLMDIKLDQALAECKRNKCWGALIFMDLDYFKKLNDEHGHAAGDHLLVQVAERLKHQLREVDTLVRYGGDEYIVILSQIGETAKQANAQAMLVAEKLRAEMANPFFIQTSERKSDAEVIEFESGASFGVQLFGGDQLDPSTILNLADHAMYQAKRAGRNYVSFGVQGK
- a CDS encoding histidine kinase; protein product: MIDGLKRQFGQSVMNTITLSLAAIMAVSLLSIFTTYWITELGDKDAQAINLSGTLRMQTYRIALSISQDNDQAALQQIEELRQTWRFPLLMHLKDAYVSDAVSNRYAEASQHWQTIIEPQLAHALQLRYEQIRPAITQLIPALDKQIALTNALVSEFQQNAEQRIIRLRLIQIVGFFTIVCVGSLAFYFTRERIEKPLKELTSAADKYRQGELSHRLHLEGRDEFALLAEIFNLMGESLQAHYAELEARVEKRTADLQRQTKALEFLLSTSRQIMSAYHQPVDHKAIISELAKLINHAQIDVCLFTQEGSQPYYHVGNNGTPDCSAKSCSECKDEVKPGCYKDEQEYQYNIGRDERQYGILSVREPLKLEHGHWADQLITSTADQLALALSLADQKALDRKVATLDERTVIARELHDSLAQALSYLKIQVVRLQKTCDRKEYDKQQPIVNELREGLSSAYRQLRELLTTFRLKLDSTGLEGALVQTVNQLRERSTMNISLNYKLTDIPLTPAEEIHLMQIVREAAQNALHHSKGTELVIDLVHLIDDHILLMVSDDGVGLPSAPEKLNHYGLAIMKERSRSLNGEFHIGKGDGKGTKITFKFKPDYINLLQAS